From Corvus cornix cornix isolate S_Up_H32 chromosome 5, ASM73873v5, whole genome shotgun sequence, the proteins below share one genomic window:
- the LOC120410092 gene encoding translation initiation factor IF-2-like, with product MAPLLPPAMAPRVPAPLLSVSESGRRRRPSARSRRLLLSTSAGAILARQEPGAPRGRRQATPAPATRGERPGGASGGASPGDTPSPSPPPPPRRRRARYPEGVAKHWNRLPRQEVGSLSLEVTAVFSVLKE from the exons ATGGCGCCTCTCCTCCCCCCCGCCATGGctccccgtgtccctgctcctctcctctcagTGAGCGAAAgtggccgccgccgccgtcccagcgcccgcagccgccgcctcctcctcaGCACCAGCGCGGGCGCCATCTTGGCGAGGCAGGAGCCGGGAGCGCCCCGCGGCAGGAGACAGGCAACGCCAGCCCCGGCAACGCGGGGCGAGAGGCCGGGTGGAGCAAGCGGGGGAGCGAGCCCGGGagacacccccagcccctcgccgccgccgccgccgcgtcGCCGCCGGGCCCGCTACCCAG aaggagttgccaagcattggaacaggctgcccaggcaaGAGGTTgggtcactgtccctggag GtaacagctgtattttcagtgctgaaagaGTAG